Proteins encoded together in one Mycobacterium sp. MS1601 window:
- a CDS encoding hemolysin family protein, protein MGGDIFGVLLTVFLLAANAFFVGSEFALISARRDRLEALAEQGKKRAVTVIRAGEHLSLMLAGAQLGITICSILLGRVGEPAVAHLLEGPFGLVGIPDAVLHTVSFIIALAIVVTLHVLLGEMVPKNIAIAGPESTAMLLIPVYLVYVRAVKPLIAFYNWCANITLRAVRVEPKDELDITVSTVELSEMIAESVSEGLLDPEEHTRLTRALQIRNRVVSDVAVRLPEIRAVPVAAEGCGPTIAAVEQALVETGYSRFPVTGVDGIYIGYLHIKDVLALGDDPDIVVDLSVIRPLPHVPERLPLPDALSRLRRSNSHLALVTQGEGGPNVPVVAMVALEDLVEDLVGTVRDGTHRV, encoded by the coding sequence ATGGGTGGCGACATCTTCGGCGTGCTGCTGACCGTTTTCCTGCTGGCCGCCAACGCATTCTTCGTCGGATCGGAGTTCGCGCTGATCTCCGCGCGCCGGGACCGCCTGGAGGCGCTGGCCGAACAGGGCAAGAAGCGGGCCGTCACGGTGATCCGCGCCGGCGAGCACCTGTCACTGATGCTGGCCGGCGCACAGCTCGGCATCACCATCTGTTCGATCCTGCTGGGCCGTGTCGGAGAGCCCGCGGTGGCGCACCTGTTGGAGGGCCCGTTCGGGCTGGTCGGCATTCCGGATGCGGTGCTGCACACCGTGTCGTTCATCATCGCGCTGGCCATCGTGGTGACGCTGCACGTGCTGCTGGGCGAGATGGTGCCCAAGAACATCGCGATCGCCGGGCCCGAATCCACCGCCATGCTGCTGATCCCCGTCTACCTGGTGTACGTGCGTGCGGTGAAACCGCTCATCGCGTTCTACAACTGGTGCGCCAACATCACGCTGCGCGCTGTACGGGTTGAGCCCAAGGACGAGCTGGACATCACGGTGTCCACCGTCGAGCTGTCCGAGATGATCGCCGAATCGGTGTCCGAGGGGCTGCTCGATCCCGAAGAGCACACCCGGCTGACCAGGGCATTGCAGATCCGCAATCGTGTGGTCTCCGACGTGGCGGTGCGGCTGCCGGAGATCCGGGCCGTGCCCGTGGCGGCCGAGGGTTGCGGACCCACCATCGCCGCGGTGGAGCAGGCCCTGGTGGAGACCGGGTACTCCCGGTTCCCGGTGACCGGAGTCGACGGCATCTACATCGGCTACCTGCACATCAAGGACGTGCTTGCGCTGGGCGACGACCCCGACATCGTGGTGGACCTGTCGGTGATCCGGCCGCTGCCGCACGTCCCCGAACGGCTACCGCTGCCCGACGCGCTGTCGCGGTTGCGCCGCAGCAACAGCCACCTGGCGCTGGTCACCCAGGGCGAAGGCGGACCGAACGTACCGGTGGTGGCCATGGTGGCCCTCGAAGACCTGGTGGAGGACCTGGTGGGCACCGTGCGCGACGGAACCCACCGTGTCTGA
- a CDS encoding hemolysin family protein, which translates to MSVWFTVLSVLAILVLTAGTALFVAAEFSLTALERSTVEANARSGNRRDQFVQRAHRTLSFQLSGAQLGISITTLATGYLAEPVVARLIAPGLRAVGLPEGSVGGVALVLSLLIATSLSMVFGELVPKNLAVARPLPTARIAAGPQLMFSLLLKPAIIATNGTANWILRRLGIEPADELASARSPQELVALVRNSARHGSLDAVTATLVDRSLRFGELTAEELMTPRSKIVALDAEETVADLVSAAAESGYSRFPIIDGDLDETIGIVHIKQVFEIPRPQRGSTKLSTLAQPVAVVPSTLDGDAVFSQIRGNGLQTALVVDEYGGTAGMVTVEDLIEEIVGDVRDEHDDATPDVVEAPGGWQVSGLLRIDEVAAATGYRAPDGEYDTIGGLVLQELGHIPEVGESVNLRAFDSDRPLDEPARWRATVMAMDGRRIDQLELTDLGSSSDGGDER; encoded by the coding sequence GTGAGTGTGTGGTTCACCGTCTTGTCTGTTCTTGCGATCCTGGTCCTCACCGCGGGCACGGCACTGTTCGTCGCCGCCGAGTTCTCCTTGACCGCGCTGGAACGCAGCACTGTCGAAGCCAACGCGCGTTCGGGCAACCGGCGCGACCAGTTCGTCCAGCGCGCACACCGCACGCTGTCGTTCCAGCTCTCCGGCGCCCAGCTGGGCATCTCCATCACCACACTGGCCACCGGCTATCTGGCAGAGCCCGTGGTGGCCAGGCTGATCGCCCCGGGACTGCGCGCGGTCGGTCTCCCCGAGGGCAGTGTCGGCGGTGTGGCGCTGGTGTTGTCGCTGCTGATCGCCACGTCGCTGTCCATGGTGTTCGGCGAATTGGTGCCCAAGAACCTGGCCGTCGCCCGTCCGCTGCCCACCGCCCGAATCGCGGCGGGCCCGCAGCTGATGTTCTCGCTCCTGCTGAAACCGGCCATCATCGCCACCAACGGCACCGCCAACTGGATCCTGCGACGGCTCGGTATCGAACCAGCCGACGAACTGGCGTCGGCGCGGTCTCCGCAGGAACTGGTGGCCCTGGTTCGGAACTCGGCTCGCCACGGTTCTCTGGACGCCGTGACCGCCACCCTGGTGGACCGGTCGCTGCGGTTCGGTGAACTGACCGCCGAGGAGCTCATGACTCCGCGATCCAAGATCGTCGCCCTGGACGCCGAGGAGACCGTTGCCGATCTGGTGAGCGCCGCCGCCGAGAGCGGTTACTCCCGGTTCCCGATCATCGACGGCGACCTCGACGAGACGATCGGCATCGTGCACATCAAGCAGGTCTTCGAGATCCCGCGCCCACAGCGGGGATCGACCAAACTGTCCACGCTGGCCCAGCCGGTTGCCGTGGTGCCCTCGACGCTCGATGGCGATGCGGTGTTCTCCCAGATCCGCGGTAACGGCCTGCAGACCGCACTGGTGGTCGACGAGTACGGAGGTACGGCGGGCATGGTGACCGTCGAGGATCTGATCGAGGAGATCGTGGGCGACGTCCGCGACGAGCACGACGACGCCACCCCCGACGTCGTGGAGGCCCCAGGCGGCTGGCAGGTCTCCGGCCTGCTGCGTATCGACGAGGTGGCCGCGGCCACCGGCTACCGCGCGCCCGACGGCGAGTACGACACCATCGGTGGTCTGGTGCTGCAGGAGCTGGGCCACATTCCCGAGGTCGGCGAATCGGTGAACCTGCGGGCCTTCGACTCCGACCGCCCGCTCGACGAGCCTGCCCGCTGGCGCGCCACGGTGATGGCGATGGACGGCAGGCGCATCGATCAACTCGAGCTCACCGACCTGGGGTCGAGCTCCGACGGCGGAGATGAGCGCTGA
- a CDS encoding GuaB1 family IMP dehydrogenase-related protein, which translates to MQFLEGHKPPYDLTYDDVFVVPNRSDVASRFDVDLSTADGTGTTIPVVVANMTAVAGRRMAETVARRGGIVVLPQDLPISAVRATVDFVKTRDLVADTPVMLAPEDSVSDAVALIHKRAHGAAVVVENGRPVGLVTESACVGVDRFARVRDVAAADFVTAPVGTDPRKIFDLLEHAPIGVAVLTEADGSLAGVLTRTGAVRAGIYTPAVDAKGRLRIAAAVGINGDVAAKATALAEAGADVLVVDTAHGHQQKMLDAISAVAALDLGLPLAAGNVVSANGTRDLIDAGASIVKVGVGPGAMCTTRMMTGVGRPQFSAVYECSTAARELGAHVWADGGVRHPRDVALALAAGASNVMIGSWFAGTYESPGDLMRDRDDRLYKESYGMASKRAVAARTAADGAFDRARKALFEEGISTSRMAVDPERGGVEDLLDHITSGVRSTCTYVGAATLAELYDKAVLGVQSAAGFAEGHPLPAGW; encoded by the coding sequence GTGCAGTTTCTCGAAGGCCACAAGCCCCCGTATGACCTGACCTACGACGACGTCTTCGTCGTGCCCAACCGCAGTGACGTGGCGTCCCGCTTCGACGTGGACCTGTCCACCGCCGACGGCACCGGAACCACCATCCCGGTGGTGGTCGCCAACATGACCGCGGTCGCCGGACGGCGGATGGCGGAGACCGTCGCCCGCCGCGGCGGCATCGTCGTCCTACCCCAGGATCTTCCGATCTCGGCGGTGCGGGCAACCGTCGACTTCGTCAAGACCCGCGACCTGGTGGCCGACACCCCGGTGATGCTGGCACCCGAGGATTCCGTCTCCGATGCCGTCGCGCTCATCCACAAACGTGCCCATGGCGCGGCCGTGGTGGTGGAAAACGGCCGCCCGGTCGGGCTGGTGACCGAGTCGGCGTGCGTCGGCGTCGACCGCTTCGCCCGCGTACGCGACGTCGCGGCGGCCGATTTTGTCACCGCGCCGGTGGGTACGGATCCCCGCAAGATCTTCGACCTACTCGAACACGCACCCATCGGCGTGGCGGTGCTCACCGAAGCCGACGGTAGCTTGGCCGGTGTCCTGACCCGCACCGGCGCCGTCCGCGCCGGCATCTACACCCCCGCGGTCGACGCCAAGGGACGCTTGCGCATCGCCGCCGCCGTGGGCATCAACGGCGACGTGGCCGCCAAGGCCACCGCACTGGCCGAAGCCGGCGCCGACGTCCTGGTGGTCGACACCGCCCACGGACACCAGCAGAAAATGCTGGACGCCATCTCCGCAGTCGCCGCCCTGGATCTCGGCCTGCCGCTGGCTGCGGGCAACGTGGTCTCCGCCAACGGCACTCGTGACCTCATCGATGCCGGTGCCTCCATCGTCAAGGTGGGCGTGGGCCCCGGCGCCATGTGCACCACCAGGATGATGACCGGCGTCGGCCGGCCCCAGTTCTCCGCGGTCTACGAATGCTCGACGGCGGCAAGGGAACTGGGTGCTCATGTATGGGCAGACGGGGGTGTGCGGCACCCGCGTGACGTGGCGCTGGCCTTGGCGGCAGGCGCGTCGAACGTGATGATCGGCTCATGGTTCGCCGGCACTTACGAATCCCCCGGCGACCTGATGCGTGATCGGGACGACCGGCTGTACAAAGAGAGCTATGGGATGGCGTCCAAACGGGCGGTCGCCGCCCGCACCGCCGCCGACGGCGCCTTCGACCGGGCCCGCAAAGCCCTGTTCGAGGAAGGCATTTCGACGTCGCGGATGGCCGTCGATCCCGAGCGCGGCGGCGTGGAGGACCTGCTGGACCACATCACCTCCGGGGTGCGCAGCACCTGCACCTACGTCGGCGCGGCCACGCTGGCCGAGCTCTACGACAAGGCGGTGCTCGGAGTGCAGTCCGCCGCCGGGTTCGCCGAGGGACATCCACTGCCGGCTGGCTGGTGA
- the gndA gene encoding NADP-dependent phosphogluconate dehydrogenase, translating to MSEPSTEGTAQIGVTGLAVMGSNLARNFARHGYTVALHNRSIAKTDALLAEHGSDGNFVRSETIPEFLAALEKPRRVIIMVKAGDPTDAVINELADAMEPGDIIIDGGNALYTDTIRREKAIRERGLHFVGAGISGGEEGALNGPSIMPGGPAESYESLGPLLEEISAHVDGVPCCTHIGPDGAGHFVKMVHNGIEYSDMQLIGEAYQLLRDGLGKSAPEIADVFAEWNKGDLDSFLIEITAEVLRQNDAKTGKPLVDVILDEAEQKGTGRWTVKSALDLGVPVTGIAEAVFARALSGSVAQRKATTGLASGDLGEKPGDAAQFTEDIRQALYASKIIAYAQGFNQIQAGSNEYNWGIKPGDMARIWRGGCIIRAKFLNRITDAFDNDPDLPTLIVDPYFRDAIEAAIDSWRRVVVKATELGIPIPGFSSALSYYDGLRTERLPAALTQGLRDFFGAHTYGRIDTDHSKRFHTLWSGDRTEVEA from the coding sequence ATGTCCGAACCTTCCACCGAAGGCACCGCGCAGATCGGCGTGACCGGTCTGGCTGTGATGGGTTCCAATCTCGCGCGCAATTTCGCCAGGCACGGCTACACCGTCGCCCTGCACAACCGATCCATCGCCAAGACCGACGCACTGCTGGCCGAGCACGGCTCGGACGGCAACTTCGTCCGCAGCGAAACCATCCCGGAATTCCTTGCCGCACTTGAGAAGCCACGCCGCGTGATCATCATGGTCAAGGCTGGCGACCCCACCGACGCCGTCATCAACGAGCTCGCGGACGCCATGGAACCCGGCGACATCATCATCGATGGCGGCAACGCCCTCTACACCGACACCATCCGCCGTGAGAAGGCCATCCGCGAGCGCGGCCTGCACTTCGTCGGCGCCGGAATCTCCGGCGGCGAAGAGGGCGCCCTCAACGGTCCCTCGATCATGCCGGGTGGCCCGGCCGAGTCCTACGAGAGCCTGGGCCCGCTGCTCGAGGAGATCTCCGCCCACGTCGACGGCGTGCCCTGCTGCACCCACATCGGTCCCGATGGTGCGGGCCATTTCGTGAAGATGGTGCACAACGGCATCGAGTACTCCGACATGCAGCTCATCGGCGAGGCCTACCAACTGCTGCGCGATGGGCTGGGCAAGTCGGCACCCGAGATCGCCGATGTGTTCGCCGAGTGGAACAAAGGCGATCTGGACAGCTTCCTGATCGAGATCACCGCCGAGGTGCTGCGCCAGAACGACGCCAAGACCGGCAAGCCGTTGGTGGACGTGATCCTCGACGAGGCCGAGCAGAAGGGCACCGGCCGCTGGACCGTGAAGTCCGCACTCGATCTGGGTGTACCCGTCACCGGTATCGCCGAGGCGGTGTTCGCCCGTGCCCTGTCGGGATCGGTGGCCCAGCGCAAGGCCACCACTGGGCTGGCGTCCGGCGATCTGGGTGAAAAACCCGGCGATGCAGCGCAATTCACCGAAGACATCCGCCAGGCACTGTATGCCTCGAAGATCATCGCGTACGCGCAGGGTTTCAACCAGATCCAGGCCGGCTCCAACGAGTACAACTGGGGAATCAAGCCCGGCGACATGGCCAGGATCTGGCGGGGCGGCTGCATCATCCGAGCCAAGTTCCTGAACCGGATCACCGACGCCTTCGACAACGATCCCGACCTGCCCACGCTGATCGTCGACCCGTACTTCCGCGACGCCATCGAGGCGGCCATCGACAGCTGGCGTCGCGTCGTGGTGAAGGCCACCGAGTTGGGCATCCCGATCCCCGGATTCAGCTCGGCTTTGTCGTACTACGACGGGCTGCGCACCGAGCGGCTGCCTGCCGCGTTGACGCAGGGGCTGCGCGATTTCTTCGGCGCCCACACCTACGGTCGCATCGACACCGACCACAGCAAGCGGTTCCACACCCTGTGGAGCGGTGACCGCACCGAGGTCGAGGCCTAG
- a CDS encoding M56 family metallopeptidase has translation MSALAFSVLALLLVGPVPAMLARSTWPLRAPRAAVVLWQSIAVAAVLSAFSAGIAIASRLFVPGPDGRPTTLVGEIDQLGWPLWLAYITVFGLTLLIGARLIVAGAQVFISTRRRRAHHRTLVDILGVNHERAAAQACTRASELRILDVQQPLAYCLPGVRGRVVVSEGALSTLADDEVTAILTHERAHLRARHDLVLEAFIAVYVAFPRLVRSRNALDAVRLLIELLADDAAVRAAGPTPLARALVACAAGQAPKGALAAGGPTTVIRVRRLAGRPNSTPLAVAAYLSAVAILVVPTIAVAVPWLHELERLFSS, from the coding sequence GTGTCCGCGCTGGCCTTCTCCGTTCTCGCGCTGCTTCTGGTAGGCCCTGTGCCTGCCATGCTGGCGCGATCGACGTGGCCACTACGAGCTCCGCGGGCAGCGGTGGTGCTGTGGCAGTCCATTGCGGTGGCCGCCGTACTCTCGGCGTTCTCGGCCGGAATCGCCATCGCCAGCAGGCTTTTTGTGCCGGGCCCCGACGGCAGGCCCACCACGCTGGTCGGTGAGATCGATCAGCTGGGCTGGCCGCTGTGGCTGGCCTACATCACCGTCTTCGGCCTGACGCTGTTGATCGGGGCGCGTCTGATTGTCGCCGGCGCCCAGGTGTTCATCTCGACGCGCCGCCGTCGAGCCCACCACCGCACCCTGGTCGACATCCTCGGCGTCAACCACGAGCGTGCGGCCGCGCAGGCCTGCACCAGGGCCAGCGAGCTGCGCATCCTCGACGTCCAACAGCCGCTGGCCTACTGCCTTCCCGGCGTTCGCGGACGCGTCGTCGTCAGTGAAGGCGCCCTGAGCACTCTGGCCGACGACGAGGTGACGGCCATCCTCACCCATGAGCGCGCCCATCTGCGGGCCCGCCACGACCTGGTGCTGGAAGCGTTCATCGCCGTCTACGTCGCCTTTCCCCGCTTGGTCCGCAGCCGCAACGCCCTGGATGCGGTGCGGCTGCTGATCGAGCTGCTGGCCGACGATGCCGCCGTGCGCGCCGCCGGCCCCACTCCCCTGGCCCGTGCGCTGGTGGCGTGCGCGGCGGGCCAAGCTCCGAAGGGAGCGCTGGCCGCCGGAGGTCCCACCACCGTCATCCGGGTGCGCCGGCTTGCCGGTCGCCCCAACAGCACCCCGTTGGCCGTCGCGGCCTACCTGAGCGCGGTGGCGATTCTGGTGGTGCCCACCATCGCCGTCGCGGTGCCGTGGCTGCATGAGCTGGAGCGGTTGTTCTCCAGCTAG
- a CDS encoding BlaI/MecI/CopY family transcriptional regulator, producing MAKVARLGELEQAVMDRLWSAGEPQTVRQVHEALSERRDLAYTTVMTVLQRLAKKHLVVQHRDDRAHRYAPTHGRDELVAGLMVDALDQASDTGSRQAALVHFVERVGADEADALRRALAELEAKHGLTTSAGDATTA from the coding sequence ATGGCCAAGGTGGCTCGTTTAGGGGAATTGGAACAGGCGGTCATGGACCGTCTGTGGTCAGCGGGCGAACCGCAGACCGTGCGGCAGGTGCATGAGGCGCTGTCGGAACGCCGCGATCTGGCGTACACGACGGTGATGACGGTGCTGCAGCGCCTCGCCAAGAAGCACCTGGTGGTTCAGCATCGCGATGACCGGGCCCACAGGTATGCACCGACGCACGGCCGCGACGAGCTGGTCGCCGGCCTGATGGTCGACGCGCTGGACCAGGCGTCGGACACCGGAAGCAGACAGGCGGCGTTGGTGCACTTCGTGGAACGGGTGGGAGCCGACGAGGCCGACGCCCTGCGTCGCGCCCTCGCCGAACTGGAAGCAAAACACGGTCTGACCACCTCGGCTGGCGACGCCACAACTGCCTGA
- a CDS encoding iron reductase, producing MTVVIDDPLIAGMTIRRVLPLHESSRRLRALYPECPRVYGVAVMGDLSKRRWWPLAAAVTGDRLETMFTAAAEEMDSRTAAAQQLAATLAHAVIGRVVALVVLEGRAWDTGLENLWVHVDSEGAIDWLGVVDPTVRVLPDDPCARNGRPAEGVVELPSEAALATWIAHRCHRSLSPLFAKLHQVSGGAVSVESMWHTVGTAIVVAATQVPMLAGYSEAVGMRRGQAVLDALVGFGLPVRGQSRLRRPGSSFLRPNRNEGLAKLGQPCLY from the coding sequence ATGACTGTTGTGATCGACGACCCGCTCATCGCGGGGATGACGATTCGCCGGGTATTGCCCCTGCATGAGTCGAGCAGGCGGTTGCGGGCGCTCTATCCCGAGTGTCCGCGCGTGTACGGCGTGGCGGTCATGGGGGACCTGTCGAAACGTCGGTGGTGGCCGCTGGCCGCTGCCGTGACCGGTGATCGTCTCGAGACGATGTTCACCGCCGCCGCCGAAGAGATGGACAGCCGCACCGCCGCCGCCCAGCAGCTGGCCGCGACGTTGGCGCACGCGGTGATCGGCCGTGTTGTTGCCCTGGTGGTCCTGGAGGGACGCGCCTGGGACACCGGGCTGGAGAATCTCTGGGTGCATGTCGACTCCGAAGGGGCCATCGACTGGCTCGGCGTGGTCGATCCGACGGTGCGTGTGCTGCCCGACGATCCGTGCGCCCGCAACGGCAGGCCCGCCGAAGGAGTGGTGGAACTGCCCAGTGAGGCGGCCCTGGCGACCTGGATCGCGCACCGGTGCCACCGTTCGTTGTCGCCGCTGTTCGCCAAGCTGCATCAGGTCAGTGGTGGCGCGGTGAGTGTCGAGTCCATGTGGCACACGGTCGGCACGGCGATCGTGGTGGCGGCCACGCAGGTGCCGATGCTCGCCGGGTACAGCGAAGCGGTGGGGATGCGCCGCGGGCAGGCTGTGCTGGACGCGTTGGTGGGTTTCGGGCTGCCGGTGCGCGGTCAGTCGCGGCTGCGTCGGCCCGGAAGCTCCTTTCTTCGGCCGAACCGCAACGAAGGTCTTGCAAAATTAGGACAGCCTTGCCTATATTGA
- a CDS encoding PaaI family thioesterase codes for MSDFSAPFDTTIGLVYTELTPDGAKAELEVKPSLLQPMGIVHGGVYSSIIESMASVSAYTWLAAHGGGNVVGVNNNTDFLRAISSGKVYGLSEPLHRGRRQQLWLVTVKDEKDRVIARGQVRLQNLEAEPA; via the coding sequence GTGTCCGACTTCTCCGCGCCGTTCGACACCACGATCGGGCTTGTCTACACCGAGCTCACCCCGGACGGCGCCAAGGCCGAGCTCGAGGTGAAGCCGTCACTGCTGCAACCGATGGGCATCGTCCACGGCGGTGTGTACTCCTCGATCATCGAGAGCATGGCCAGCGTCTCGGCCTACACATGGCTGGCAGCCCACGGCGGCGGCAACGTCGTTGGCGTCAACAACAACACCGACTTTCTGCGCGCCATCTCCTCGGGCAAGGTCTACGGCCTGTCCGAGCCGCTGCACCGCGGGCGCCGTCAGCAGCTGTGGCTGGTGACGGTCAAAGACGAAAAGGATCGGGTGATCGCGCGGGGCCAGGTTCGGCTGCAGAACCTGGAAGCCGAACCAGCTTGA
- a CDS encoding urease subunit gamma, which yields MRLSPHEQDRLLLSYAAELARRRQARGLKLNHPEAVALITDHLLEGARDGRTVAELMSSGREVLTREDVMEGVPEMLYDVQVEATFPDGTKLVTVHHPIS from the coding sequence ATGCGTTTGAGCCCGCATGAACAGGACCGGCTACTTCTCTCCTACGCGGCTGAGCTCGCCCGGCGCCGTCAGGCGCGGGGTTTGAAGCTCAACCACCCGGAGGCGGTGGCGCTGATCACCGATCACCTCCTCGAAGGGGCCAGGGATGGTCGCACCGTCGCCGAGCTGATGAGTTCAGGCCGCGAGGTGTTGACCCGAGAGGACGTGATGGAGGGAGTCCCCGAGATGCTCTACGACGTCCAGGTGGAAGCGACATTCCCCGACGGCACCAAGCTCGTCACCGTCCACCACCCGATTTCATGA
- a CDS encoding urease subunit beta yields the protein MIPGEYLFGDGGIELNAGAARLELEIVNTGDRPVQVGSHVHLPQANAALSFDRAAAHGYRFDIPAGTAVRFEPGVAQTVSLVPLGGTREVHGLSLTPPGKLDA from the coding sequence ATGATTCCCGGCGAATACCTCTTCGGCGACGGCGGCATCGAACTCAACGCGGGCGCCGCACGTCTGGAACTCGAGATCGTCAACACCGGTGACCGGCCGGTCCAGGTGGGCAGCCATGTGCACCTACCCCAGGCCAACGCGGCACTGTCGTTCGACCGCGCCGCCGCCCACGGTTACCGATTCGACATTCCGGCCGGTACCGCGGTGCGTTTCGAACCGGGTGTGGCGCAGACCGTCAGCCTGGTCCCGCTCGGCGGCACCCGCGAAGTCCATGGTCTGTCGCTCACCCCTCCCGGAAAGTTGGATGCCTGA
- a CDS encoding urease subunit alpha gives MAELSRSRYAALFGPTAGDRIRLADTDLLIEITEDRSGGPGLAGDEAVFGGGKVLRESMGQSRATRADGAPDTVITGAVIVDYWGIIKADIGIRDGRIVAIGKAGNPDVMSGVHPDLVVGPSTEIIAGNGRIVTAGAIDCHVHLICPQIMEEALGGGITTIVAGGTGPAEGSKATTVTPGSWHLARMLEALDHWPLNIALLGKGNTVSHEAMWEQLRGGAAGFKLHEDWGTTPAAIDACLTVSDAAGVQANIHTDTLNEMAFVEDTLAAIKGRSIHAYHTEGAGGGHAPDIITVASHPNVLPSSTNPTRPHTVNTLDEHLDMLMVCHHLNPSVPEDLAFAESRIRPSTIAAEDLLHDIGAISMIGSDAQAMGRIGEVVMRTWQTAHVMKKRRGALEGDTKADNNRVQRYVAKYTICPAVAHGMGSEIGSVEVGKLADLVLWEPAFFGVRPHAVIKGGMIAWAAMGDANASIPTPQPVLPRPMFGAAPTAAAATSVHFVAPQAIEDRLADRLNIGRKLVAVENVRKIGKADMPLNDAMPSIEVDPDTFTVRIDGQVWEEQPAVELPMAQRYFLF, from the coding sequence ATGGCAGAGTTGTCCAGGTCCCGGTACGCCGCGCTGTTCGGGCCCACCGCCGGTGACCGGATCCGGCTGGCGGACACCGATCTGCTGATCGAGATCACCGAGGACCGCAGTGGCGGACCCGGACTCGCCGGCGACGAAGCGGTGTTCGGCGGTGGCAAGGTGCTGCGCGAATCGATGGGTCAGTCGCGGGCCACCCGCGCCGACGGCGCCCCCGATACCGTCATCACCGGTGCGGTGATCGTCGATTACTGGGGGATCATCAAAGCCGACATCGGTATTCGTGACGGCCGCATCGTCGCCATCGGCAAGGCGGGCAATCCCGACGTCATGTCGGGAGTGCATCCCGATCTGGTGGTCGGACCGTCCACCGAGATCATCGCCGGCAACGGGCGCATCGTCACCGCGGGTGCCATCGACTGCCACGTCCATCTGATCTGTCCGCAGATCATGGAGGAGGCGCTCGGCGGCGGCATCACCACCATCGTGGCGGGCGGCACCGGTCCTGCTGAGGGCAGCAAGGCCACCACCGTCACACCCGGCTCCTGGCATCTGGCCCGCATGCTCGAGGCGCTGGATCACTGGCCGCTGAACATCGCGCTGCTGGGCAAGGGCAACACCGTCAGCCATGAGGCCATGTGGGAGCAACTGCGGGGTGGCGCAGCCGGATTCAAGCTGCACGAGGACTGGGGCACCACCCCGGCCGCCATCGATGCCTGCCTCACCGTCTCCGATGCAGCCGGGGTGCAGGCCAACATCCACACCGACACCCTCAACGAGATGGCGTTCGTCGAGGACACCCTGGCCGCCATCAAGGGTCGATCCATCCACGCGTACCACACCGAAGGCGCGGGCGGCGGCCACGCGCCCGACATCATCACCGTGGCCTCGCACCCCAACGTGCTGCCCAGCTCCACCAACCCCACCCGGCCGCACACCGTCAACACCCTCGACGAACACCTCGACATGCTGATGGTGTGCCATCACCTCAACCCCAGCGTGCCCGAGGACCTGGCCTTCGCGGAGAGCCGGATCCGGCCGTCCACCATTGCCGCCGAAGACCTTCTGCACGACATCGGGGCCATCTCGATGATCGGCTCCGATGCTCAGGCGATGGGCCGCATCGGCGAAGTGGTGATGCGCACCTGGCAGACCGCGCACGTGATGAAGAAACGCCGCGGTGCGCTCGAGGGGGACACCAAGGCGGACAACAACCGCGTCCAGCGCTATGTCGCCAAGTACACGATCTGCCCGGCCGTCGCCCATGGCATGGGTTCCGAGATCGGTTCTGTCGAGGTGGGCAAGCTCGCCGACCTCGTGCTGTGGGAGCCGGCGTTCTTCGGTGTTCGCCCCCACGCCGTCATCAAGGGCGGCATGATCGCCTGGGCGGCCATGGGTGACGCCAACGCTTCCATCCCGACACCGCAGCCGGTGTTGCCCCGGCCGATGTTCGGTGCCGCTCCGACTGCCGCCGCGGCCACCTCCGTGCACTTCGTGGCCCCGCAGGCCATCGAAGATCGGCTGGCCGACCGGCTCAACATCGGGCGCAAGCTGGTGGCCGTGGAGAACGTCCGCAAGATCGGCAAGGCCGACATGCCGCTCAACGACGCGATGCCGTCCATCGAGGTCGATCCCGACACCTTCACGGTGCGCATCGACGGTCAGGTGTGGGAAGAGCAGCCGGCGGTGGAACTGCCGATGGCACAACGGTATTTCCTCTTCTAG